The following DNA comes from Cuculus canorus isolate bCucCan1 chromosome 7, bCucCan1.pri, whole genome shotgun sequence.
GACCTGACTCACCGCGCCGGTGCAGTGAAAAGAGGCTGACCCTTTCCGTTCATACAGGAAACCTTGAGCTCTCGATAGGAGTAAATCTGGTTTCAGAAGCTGTTAAGTGTTTTCCTGGCCGCCTGAAGCAGGCTCTTCCCCGGGAGTCGTGCACATTGCTGATTACTTTATCGACATCCTCAATACAGACAAATTCAGGAAACACTCGACTTCTGATAGCCGGGATCCGTTTTTCTGATATTGTTCATTTCCTCTGTGTGGGATGTGACTTTATGACAGCTAAAATAACCAGTTGCTTCCTATTTTTTGAGCCTGTTTTGCACCAGAATTACTAAAGCCTGACGCAAGCAAAATCTTGAAAAACAATGCAGCAAATTTCAAAGGGTGCAGGCAGCaagacagaaagacaaacaGAGTGACTCAGTGGCACCGGCCGGAGGCTCCGGCCCCGGGACGCGGCTGCCGCCCCGCAGCGGGGCTGTGGCTGCCCGGGGCCGAGCCTACGGGCACCTCGGGGCCAGGGGCGGGCGAGCCCCCAGCCGGGGGGCGCTTCTTGCCCGAAGCGAGGGGGACGCACACGCCATGACCTCGCGTTGGCGCATCCCCGGCCCCGCGGTGTCCCCGCTCCGTGCAGCGGTGCGGAGCGAGGGAGACGGTTTCTTTGGGGCtgacagagcagaaggaagcaaaggtcttttttttctctctctctctctctctctctcttttattttcgAGATAGACCAACAGGAAACACATTGACGGAAATGTTGCCAAAGCCCGTAGAGTGGCTTTAACTGGTCTCGCTCTTCGGCGGGGGCGAAAAATCAGAGGCGGCGACTGGGAACTGGGGGGAATCAAGGCAGTGAGCGGGCGCTGGATGGGGCTCGGGCGGTGACCCCGGCGCTGTGCTTCTCTTTGAAGGGAAGCCGCTGCTGTGGAGCCCCTTCATCCAGCGGCCGCTGCACAAGAGGAAAGGGGGGCAGGTCCGTTTCTCCAACGACCAGACCATCGAGCTGGAGAAGAAGTTCGAGACGCAGAAATATCTCTCCCCGCCCGAGAGAAAGCGCCTGGCCAAGATGCTGCAGCTCAGCGAGAGGCAGGTGAGGCCGGGCTCGCTCCCCGGAGAAGCGCATCCCGTCCCCGAGCATCCCGATGGCTGGGgcgaggggacacggggggccTGGCTCTTGCTTTGTGCCCCTGGCTTGGGTTAGGGCTCCCGGCGCTTCCCGGCTCCGAAACTACCCCGTTCCTTCTCTCATTGTCGTTGCTCAGGTCAAAACGTGGTTTCAGAATCGCAGAGCCAAATGGAGGCGTCTAAAGCAGGTACGGGGATGTTTCTGTTTCTatagaaagaagtattttaattgtCTTATCTTATTGTCCTGCTCGCCTATTCCAGGTTGTATGCAGAAGTCATCTGAAAGGCTGTTTAACCTCTTCACCTtgattaaaaagacaaatagtCATGCTGGAATCCATGAGGACTCGTTCAGGCAGCACTAACGTTAAAAGCTCCTAATGTAGTTCCTATATCAATTATGCCCGGCTTTCACACACTGCCTATTAAAACTCCACGCTAATTGTTTTGTAAACCCATATGTTGTTTAGCCAATTAACGTGGAGAAGATAAGCAATTGTCAGTAAATTACTTAGGCGGTTGTTTTGGAAAAGAGTATTTAGTGGTCTTTTAAATCACCCTCTCTTAATAGACAGGATTCCGTTTATTCTGCAGACCTTGGGAGAGGCAGGTACAAAGGCCTTGGTTTTTTTGAGGACCCACATGGAAAATAGAGTAGCTTTTACTTTTCGTTTACAAACAGTTACAGCCTATGAGGCTGAGGAGTTGAAGTGGTTTCCCTTCAGATAAATCTTTTTCTTACGGCCCAGAGGGCCTGATCCTGTCTGGCTCAGTTGGAGCGAGACCGAGGCTCAAAGGTTTGCAAAGAATCCCCACGTTGTGGTCCAAGTATGGCTTCAGTAAGCGTGACAGGGACGCCTGAGTTGTACTGGTAAATCAGACTTTAgtgtaaaaataataagaaaactaATCACAGAGGCACGATCTAGATGTATTTGTTCTGTGACTTTCCCCTAGGTTTAACCCATACTTCAATTGATAGTTTAATAAAATCCCTTTACTCTGCCCAGAGGTGGGCTGGGTCCCCAGCAGGGCCCAACTTGCGCCGCAGTGTCCCGAGAGCTGCCTTGGGATCTCGGCCATTTTAAgtcatttcctccttttcattcAGTCGCATCCATTTCTCCGAGCCCACATGGTTATATCATGGGTACGTGTCTCTGcctgctttctctttgcttccgAGTATCATTTCATGCCCCCTTAGGGGATTGGGCTCCCCAGACGGCTGCCAATGCAGGGCTACTCTTGCCTTCAaaatggggttttgttttggtttgtttttaatgatgaGGGTTTTAATATTGTGTTTTAGCTTAATTAGtaattttttcccatttgcttttgGGCTGCTGATGGATTCAGCCTCCCATCTTTTGCCATTGGGTGTAATTAAAGAAAGATCAGGGCAGGAGGAAGCTGTGTGTCAGTGTTTGTAGACTCATAATAAACATTTGCTTTGCTAAAGACAAAAGTTCAGAGGTTCCTGGGCTCCGGCAGCTCCTGACTCTTTTGAAGCGGCTGTGATGACCATCACCCAGGAGCCTTATTCACGGCAGCAGcccctgtggctgctggagggTGGATCAGAGCTGAGCCCCTGTGTGCCCAGGTCTGGCCCACGTAAGCAGGTTTATAGGCAGCACCATGGAGGAGGTAGTGGGACACCTGCCTTTTCCTGTAGGAAACCCAAGGTGGTTTTACCACCCAGCATAGCTGCAATTCCCAGGTCTCCTGGCTCCATGGTCCATATTTCCATATAAAGCAGGCTTCTTTCGTTGCAGGAGAACCCTCAGGCTGCCAAAAAAGATGACGTGGAAGGTGCTGACAGTCACAGTGACCAAAGGCCGGAGAGCTGCCCGACACCCGAGCAGAAGGGTAAGGAGGTCTCCCTGGATGGCTCACAGTATACCCCGTCCCCAGCCTCACAGGAGGACTTGGAATCAGATGTCTCTGACGACTCCGATCAAGAAGTGGACATTGAAGGTGATAAAGGCTATTATAATCCTACCCACTAACGGCCCCAGGCAGAGAGTGGACCCTGACTTGGCTTGCACTTTACCAGGGGCTGGTTTGGAAGAAGACCATGTACCGTGCTATGAGAGAAAGCACTGACTGTTCCAC
Coding sequences within:
- the HHEX gene encoding hematopoietically-expressed homeobox protein HHEX isoform X2 produces the protein MQYQPPGAAPAALSVPLYAPTPLLQPAHPTPFYIEDILGRGPAAAPAPHSLPAPPTLPSPNSSFTSLVPPYRTPIYEPTPIHPAFSHHLAATYGTGAYAGPLYSFPRAVGDYAHALIRQDPLGKPLLWSPFIQRPLHKRKGGQVRFSNDQTIELEKKFETQKYLSPPERKRLAKMLQLSERQVKTWFQNRRAKWRRLKQENPQAAKKDDVEGADSHSDQRPESCPTPEQKGKEVSLDGSQYTPSPASQEDLESDVSDDSDQEVDIEGDKGYYNPTH
- the HHEX gene encoding hematopoietically-expressed homeobox protein HHEX isoform X1, giving the protein MQYQPPGAAPAALSVPLYAPTPLLQPAHPTPFYIEDILGRGPAAAPAPHSLPAPPTLPSPNSSFTSLVPPYRTPIYEPTPIHPAFSHHLAATYGTGAYAGPLYSFPRAVGDYAHALIRQDPLGKPLLWSPFIQRPLHKRKGGQVRFSNDQTIELEKKFETQKYLSPPERKRLAKMLQLSERQVKTWFQNRRAKWRRLKQENPQAAKKDDVEGADSHSDQRPESCPTPEQKGKEVSLDGSQYTPSPASQEDLESDVSDDSDQEVDIEGAGLEEDHVPCYERKH